The following are encoded together in the Ralstonia insidiosa genome:
- a CDS encoding DUF2946 domain-containing protein gives MEMNRDTRYVATWIVCFAVLLAALAPFISFALSATKGADDLWVQVCSVKGSRLIKVEGEQSSTSSAPAKSIPTEHCPFCFTHAGAVGLPPAAEFHLPLLNGTPMRPVLYYQSPRPLFVWAAPQSRAPPSLS, from the coding sequence ATGGAAATGAACCGGGACACACGCTACGTTGCCACTTGGATCGTATGTTTTGCGGTCCTGCTGGCGGCGCTTGCGCCGTTCATTTCTTTCGCGCTGTCTGCCACCAAGGGGGCCGATGACTTGTGGGTCCAGGTTTGCTCGGTCAAGGGCTCCAGGCTGATCAAGGTCGAGGGCGAGCAAAGCAGCACGTCCTCCGCGCCTGCCAAGTCCATACCGACCGAACATTGCCCTTTCTGCTTCACGCATGCAGGAGCGGTGGGACTTCCTCCTGCGGCTGAATTCCATCTTCCCCTTCTGAACGGGACGCCCATGCGGCCCGTGCTCTACTACCAGTCGCCGCGCCCGCTGTTTGTTTGGGCCGCGCCGCAATCCCGCGCTCCTCCATCGCTTTCCTGA
- a CDS encoding TonB-dependent receptor, which translates to MRASQAWSIGALWGLGYALVHSGAAHAGGVQQPEVQLEATTVSGSAATAAATGEAANQGYVPRAQLENRPLLRPGELLETVPGLIVTQHSGDGKANQYFLRGFNLDHGTDLATTVAGMPVNMRTNAHGQGYTDLNFVIPELVSGIAYKKGTYFAEEGDFSAAGAVRIDYVDRLPQGIAQFELGEHNYRRGLLANANTVGPGTLLYGFEWLGENGPWTVPEGVHKLNGVLRYTVPLGGGERVSITGMAYKNAWQSTDQVPLRAINEGLISRFGAIDPTDGGAASRYSLSVDWLRPLADGQLKANAYVIKSRLQLFSDFTYALNNPVQGDQFEQFENRVTTGVNASRTWLGTLAGRESETEFGSQTRFDRLDPISLSNTEARQPYALVRSDTVNETSTALYLRNSTQWLPWLRTIAGVRADQFWYNVASSNPLNSGSGSDHIVSPKLSVVLSPTARTDVFMNWGRGYHSNDVRGATTTVDPVSGDPVQKVSVLVPATGYEIGVRTRELAPNLQLSASLWRLDIGSELVFSGDTGTTEPSRPSRRTGVELAAYYTPLPELILDADAAFSRARFRDSNPVGDYIPEAIQTTASAGVSWAHERWTLGARLRYFGPRPLVEDNSVRSASSFLVNLKLGYRVQKNVRVFVEVLNALNKKVNDIDYYYASLLKGEASPLDANGVATGINDHHIHPAEPRTLRAGIVWNF; encoded by the coding sequence ATGCGTGCGAGTCAGGCGTGGTCGATCGGAGCGCTGTGGGGGCTGGGCTATGCCCTGGTGCATTCAGGTGCTGCCCATGCGGGCGGCGTGCAACAGCCCGAGGTGCAATTGGAGGCCACCACCGTCAGCGGCTCTGCAGCCACCGCTGCGGCCACGGGTGAGGCGGCCAACCAGGGCTACGTGCCGCGCGCCCAACTGGAGAACCGGCCCCTGCTGCGACCGGGCGAACTGCTGGAGACGGTACCAGGCCTGATCGTCACCCAGCACAGCGGCGACGGCAAAGCCAACCAGTACTTCCTGCGCGGCTTCAACCTCGACCACGGCACAGACCTGGCCACCACCGTGGCCGGCATGCCGGTCAACATGCGCACGAACGCGCATGGTCAGGGCTACACCGATCTCAACTTCGTCATCCCCGAGCTGGTCAGCGGCATTGCCTATAAGAAAGGCACTTACTTTGCGGAAGAAGGCGACTTTTCCGCTGCCGGCGCGGTACGCATCGACTATGTCGACCGCCTGCCGCAGGGTATTGCGCAGTTCGAACTGGGTGAGCACAACTACCGGCGCGGCCTGCTGGCCAACGCCAACACCGTCGGCCCCGGCACGCTGCTTTACGGCTTCGAGTGGCTGGGCGAGAACGGCCCGTGGACGGTGCCCGAGGGCGTGCACAAGCTCAACGGTGTGCTGCGCTACACCGTACCGCTGGGCGGCGGCGAGCGTGTAAGCATCACCGGCATGGCGTACAAGAACGCGTGGCAGTCGACCGACCAAGTGCCGCTGCGCGCCATCAACGAAGGACTCATCTCGCGCTTTGGCGCCATCGACCCGACCGATGGTGGGGCCGCCTCGCGCTACAGCCTGTCGGTCGACTGGTTGCGCCCCCTAGCCGACGGACAGCTCAAGGCCAATGCGTACGTCATCAAGAGCCGATTGCAGCTGTTCTCCGACTTCACCTATGCGCTCAACAACCCCGTGCAGGGAGACCAGTTCGAGCAGTTCGAGAACCGGGTCACCACGGGTGTGAATGCGTCACGCACGTGGCTGGGGACATTGGCAGGGCGCGAGAGCGAAACCGAGTTCGGCTCGCAAACTCGGTTTGACCGGCTCGACCCGATCAGCCTCAGCAACACGGAGGCACGCCAGCCCTACGCACTGGTGCGCAGCGACACCGTGAACGAAACCAGCACCGCGCTCTACCTGCGCAACAGCACGCAGTGGCTCCCGTGGTTACGCACCATTGCTGGCGTGCGGGCAGACCAGTTTTGGTACAACGTGGCCAGCAGCAACCCGCTCAATTCGGGCAGCGGGTCTGACCACATCGTCAGCCCCAAGCTAAGCGTGGTGCTGTCGCCCACGGCGCGCACCGATGTGTTCATGAACTGGGGCCGGGGTTATCACAGCAACGACGTGCGCGGCGCGACCACCACCGTCGACCCCGTGAGCGGAGACCCTGTGCAGAAGGTGTCAGTGCTGGTACCCGCCACCGGCTACGAGATCGGCGTGCGCACGCGGGAGCTCGCACCCAACCTGCAGCTTTCCGCATCGTTGTGGCGGCTGGACATTGGCTCCGAGCTTGTCTTCTCGGGCGACACGGGCACCACTGAGCCAAGCCGGCCCAGCCGCCGCACTGGCGTGGAATTGGCCGCGTACTACACACCGCTGCCGGAGCTGATCCTGGATGCGGATGCGGCTTTCTCGCGCGCCCGCTTTCGCGACAGCAATCCGGTAGGCGACTACATTCCCGAAGCCATCCAGACCACCGCATCGGCCGGCGTCTCGTGGGCGCACGAACGCTGGACACTGGGCGCGCGCCTGCGTTACTTCGGCCCACGCCCGCTGGTGGAAGACAACAGCGTACGTTCTGCATCGTCGTTCCTGGTCAACCTCAAGCTCGGCTACCGGGTGCAGAAGAACGTGCGCGTGTTTGTTGAGGTGCTGAACGCGCTCAACAAGAAAGTGAACGACATCGACTATTACTATGCCTCTTTGCTCAAGGGCGAAGCATCACCGCTGGATGCCAATGGCGTGGCCACAGGCATCAATGACCACCACATCCACCCGGCCGAGCCCCGCACGCTGCGTGCAGGTATTGTCTGGAATTTTTAG
- the nikR gene encoding nickel-responsive transcriptional regulator NikR: MERFTISLDDALAAEFDRLMAEHGYANRSEAVRDLLRVHLDRWRESHNEDGPCVANLSYIYNHHERELAERLTRIQHAHHGLTVSTMHAHLDDEHCIETVILRGPASAVRRLADAISSERGVKQGQLNLIMTSGTPDDHGHHHHHPH; encoded by the coding sequence ATGGAACGCTTCACGATCTCTCTGGACGATGCGCTGGCCGCCGAGTTTGACCGGCTGATGGCGGAGCACGGTTACGCCAACCGCTCGGAAGCGGTACGCGACCTCCTGCGCGTGCACCTGGACCGCTGGCGAGAATCGCACAACGAAGATGGCCCCTGCGTGGCCAACCTGTCGTACATCTACAACCACCACGAGCGTGAGTTGGCTGAGCGGCTGACGCGCATCCAGCACGCCCACCACGGCCTGACGGTGTCCACCATGCACGCGCATCTGGATGATGAGCACTGCATCGAGACCGTCATCCTGCGTGGGCCTGCCAGTGCCGTGCGCCGTCTGGCCGATGCCATAAGCAGCGAGCGCGGCGTCAAGCAAGGCCAGCTCAACCTGATCATGACCTCGGGCACCCCGGACGACCACGGGCACCACCACCATCACCCGCATTGA
- a CDS encoding phage integrase family protein, with protein MKTRLLPVHPSVDTPPDFPDTAELAALRAWHAGLSTREAVERYLGERRVPGQSSRSVLSRIRLQLATFARQRQREDLAVLFEIPAAERAKQGRAADQAIELLRTLPLPAPLISDDVERWLDARAVAALRAVGIDTLADLTVRVPRRRRWWAAIPGLGQAGARRIEAFFAEHPRLTERARALIAAQVRGVVVPWEQLRLPHEVDGSQGQFRAPRATCVLTADNDYEAVQAWLSLHESPATQRAYRKEAERLMLWAIVERGRPLSSLTTEDAIAYRGFLRRPTPRERWVGPARPRTSVEWRPFTDGLSARSVAYALSVLGAMFRWLIQQRYMLANPFAGVKVRGGGRTAALDASHAFSDGEWALVRTIADGLEWSYGWEAPAAQRLRFVLDFGYATGLRASELVSSKLGDVETDRQGDHWLNLVGKGSRAGKVALPPLACSAIDRYLVERGLPVTRSRWNPKTPLVGGLGLDPGGGITGTRLWSVVRRFFETAADVIENDHAVMAEKLRKASPHWMRHTHATHALARGAELTTVRDNLRHASISTTSIYLHGDDVKRARQINAAFAAE; from the coding sequence ATGAAAACGCGTCTGCTTCCCGTTCATCCCTCGGTCGACACCCCACCTGATTTCCCCGACACCGCCGAACTGGCGGCGCTGCGTGCCTGGCATGCTGGTTTGTCCACCCGCGAAGCCGTTGAGCGGTACCTGGGCGAGCGCCGGGTGCCAGGGCAGTCCTCGCGCAGCGTGCTCAGCCGCATCCGGCTCCAGCTCGCCACGTTTGCGCGCCAGCGGCAGCGCGAGGACCTGGCGGTACTGTTTGAGATACCAGCGGCTGAGCGCGCCAAACAGGGCAGGGCGGCTGACCAGGCGATCGAACTGCTTCGCACGCTGCCGCTGCCAGCCCCGCTGATCAGCGATGACGTGGAACGATGGCTGGACGCGCGCGCCGTCGCCGCACTGCGGGCCGTCGGCATCGACACCCTGGCGGATCTGACCGTCCGCGTGCCGCGCCGGCGTCGTTGGTGGGCGGCCATTCCTGGGCTGGGGCAGGCTGGTGCGCGGCGGATCGAGGCGTTCTTTGCCGAACACCCGCGATTGACCGAGCGTGCCCGGGCGCTGATCGCTGCACAGGTCCGCGGTGTGGTGGTGCCCTGGGAGCAATTGCGGCTGCCGCACGAAGTCGACGGCTCGCAAGGGCAATTCCGTGCGCCGCGCGCGACCTGCGTGCTCACTGCCGACAACGACTACGAGGCCGTCCAGGCCTGGCTTTCCCTACACGAATCCCCCGCAACCCAGCGGGCGTACCGCAAAGAAGCCGAGCGCTTGATGTTGTGGGCGATCGTCGAACGCGGTCGGCCGCTATCGTCACTGACCACCGAGGATGCAATCGCCTACCGTGGCTTCCTGCGTCGACCAACGCCGCGAGAACGCTGGGTCGGGCCGGCACGCCCGCGCACATCCGTCGAGTGGCGGCCATTCACGGACGGGTTGTCTGCGCGCTCGGTCGCCTACGCGTTGTCCGTGTTGGGGGCCATGTTCCGGTGGCTGATTCAGCAGCGCTACATGCTGGCCAACCCGTTCGCTGGCGTCAAGGTGCGCGGCGGCGGCAGGACTGCCGCGCTGGATGCCTCGCATGCATTTAGCGACGGCGAATGGGCGCTCGTGCGCACGATTGCCGACGGTTTGGAGTGGTCCTACGGCTGGGAAGCACCCGCCGCACAGCGGCTGCGTTTTGTATTGGATTTTGGCTATGCAACGGGCCTGCGGGCGAGCGAACTCGTTTCTTCCAAGCTCGGTGACGTCGAAACGGATCGGCAGGGCGATCACTGGCTGAACCTGGTGGGGAAGGGGAGCCGCGCCGGCAAGGTCGCGCTGCCGCCGCTCGCGTGTTCGGCTATCGACCGCTACCTAGTAGAGCGCGGGCTGCCCGTCACGCGGTCGCGCTGGAACCCGAAGACGCCGCTGGTTGGTGGCTTGGGGTTGGATCCTGGCGGCGGGATTACGGGAACGCGGTTGTGGAGTGTGGTGCGGCGGTTTTTTGAGACCGCCGCCGATGTCATCGAGAACGACCATGCAGTAATGGCTGAGAAGCTACGCAAGGCCAGCCCACACTGGATGCGGCATACGCATGCCACTCACGCACTCGCGCGCGGTGCGGAACTGACCACCGTGCGGGATAACCTGCGGCACGCGTCCATCTCGACGACGTCGATCTATCTGCATGGTGACGACGTGAAGCGGGCTCGGCAGATCAATGCGGCTTTTGCGGCAGAATGA
- a CDS encoding zonular occludens toxin domain-containing protein, with product MINFFEGLPRAGKSYTAVVKWILEAIIKGRHVVTNVDGFNMEMAAELTGVDVERVRELVKCIGDEDMPRLYEHVVKDALYVLDEAQDYWPSSFKPLDKPMTKFVTQHGHDGIDIILMGQDLNDVHNIWKRRIDRKYVFQKKDVVGKPNEFKWTVYKKVKGQKGDRFEKVSDGSGEYEEKYFGLYKSHTDGTTNTDTLEDSAANIFKTKAFRVWIPLFALVAFGAIGYLVYLFKGGGLVGSKPEEKHVVTTSVTSSSTPPVAGAEKVPAAPAAKAADPKPAPEDDDFIAGLAKKYRPRLEGWARARGQADVLVAWYDDSSRVRERLSAATVEELGWKVQESQYGQHVILAKGERRIVVTMWPIDIYGKVPEKQVEGVRAMSGADLRSARDERVQDFGPEGWPAQDDQVMGRGVVDLPPSITNIPDDAAPPRHIRRSAAYDGTQHWSHG from the coding sequence ATGATCAATTTCTTTGAAGGTCTGCCGCGTGCGGGTAAATCGTACACGGCCGTTGTGAAGTGGATCCTCGAAGCGATCATCAAGGGGCGGCATGTTGTCACCAATGTCGATGGCTTCAACATGGAGATGGCTGCCGAGCTCACCGGCGTTGATGTAGAGCGCGTGCGCGAGCTGGTGAAGTGCATCGGTGACGAGGATATGCCGCGTCTCTATGAGCACGTCGTGAAGGATGCGCTCTACGTGTTGGACGAGGCGCAGGATTACTGGCCGTCGAGCTTCAAGCCGCTGGACAAGCCGATGACGAAGTTCGTGACGCAGCACGGTCACGACGGCATCGACATTATCTTGATGGGGCAGGATCTGAACGACGTGCACAACATCTGGAAGCGTCGTATCGACCGGAAATATGTGTTCCAGAAGAAGGACGTGGTCGGCAAGCCGAACGAGTTCAAGTGGACCGTCTACAAGAAGGTGAAGGGGCAGAAGGGGGATCGCTTCGAGAAGGTGTCGGACGGGTCCGGGGAGTACGAGGAAAAGTACTTCGGTCTCTACAAGAGCCATACCGACGGCACGACGAACACCGATACGCTGGAAGACAGTGCTGCGAATATTTTCAAGACCAAGGCCTTCCGGGTGTGGATCCCGCTCTTCGCCTTGGTTGCGTTCGGTGCTATCGGCTATCTCGTGTACCTGTTCAAGGGCGGTGGTTTGGTTGGGTCCAAGCCGGAGGAAAAGCACGTGGTCACAACGAGTGTCACGAGCTCGAGCACGCCGCCGGTGGCCGGTGCTGAGAAGGTTCCCGCAGCTCCGGCCGCGAAAGCTGCGGATCCGAAGCCAGCGCCGGAGGACGACGATTTCATTGCTGGTCTGGCGAAGAAGTACCGGCCGCGCCTGGAAGGGTGGGCACGTGCTCGTGGCCAGGCCGACGTGCTGGTCGCTTGGTATGACGACTCATCACGCGTGCGTGAGCGACTGTCGGCCGCGACCGTGGAGGAGCTGGGTTGGAAGGTGCAGGAGTCGCAGTACGGCCAGCACGTCATCCTGGCGAAGGGAGAGCGGCGCATCGTCGTGACGATGTGGCCCATCGATATTTACGGCAAGGTGCCGGAGAAGCAGGTCGAGGGTGTGCGTGCGATGTCTGGCGCTGATTTGCGCAGCGCACGCGATGAGCGTGTGCAGGACTTTGGCCCGGAGGGTTGGCCCGCCCAGGATGACCAGGTGATGGGTCGTGGCGTCGTGGATCTGCCGCCGAGCATTACGAACATCCCGGACGATGCCGCGCCGCCGCGGCATATCCGGCGCAGTGCTGCGTACGACGGAACGCAGCATTGGTCACATGGGTAA
- a CDS encoding DUF2523 family protein, producing MFDAIINALSSVLAWFGKVFVAVFQAMWDITIDLAIAAFDLFLSAVASLIAAAPAPQFLTQYSLQSLIGQMGSDILYFVSVFNIPQGLAMLGGAVAFRLFVRKLFTLGQW from the coding sequence ATGTTTGATGCCATCATCAATGCCCTGTCTTCTGTCCTGGCGTGGTTCGGGAAAGTCTTTGTCGCGGTGTTCCAGGCGATGTGGGACATCACCATCGACCTTGCGATTGCCGCCTTCGATCTGTTCCTGTCGGCAGTTGCCTCGTTGATCGCTGCGGCTCCGGCGCCTCAGTTCCTTACGCAGTACTCGTTGCAGTCGCTGATTGGTCAGATGGGCAGCGACATCCTGTACTTCGTTTCGGTTTTCAACATCCCGCAGGGCTTGGCGATGCTCGGGGGTGCTGTGGCGTTCCGGCTGTTCGTGCGCAAGCTCTTTACGCTCGGCCAGTGGTGA